One part of the Truepera radiovictrix DSM 17093 genome encodes these proteins:
- a CDS encoding phosphatase PAP2 family protein — MDTVLFLQSFASPALDRFFQLVTDLGSEGAYIVLLLSVYLALDARLGQRLGVFVLVTFFVNFHLKGLVGTPRPFELDPALGRTPEAVAGALGPGFPSAHAQSSLTFWGYAALWLRRRWFWALALALVALVSLSRLYLGVHVLADVLGGLALGALFLGLVRAAEPLWGRLQGVPKGARVALGVLAPLALMLLLPPPGLEPDLILGALAAFLTAPLLAPYAPPRALWQRLVAAAFGVALVFAALLLSSLLLPEALKRDPLGGFARYLVIGYAGLLLVPALVSWVWPRVKVVRAAD, encoded by the coding sequence GTGGACACGGTTCTTTTTCTGCAGAGCTTCGCCTCCCCCGCCCTCGACCGCTTTTTTCAGCTCGTCACCGACCTTGGGTCGGAAGGGGCGTACATCGTGCTGCTACTTAGCGTCTACTTGGCGCTCGACGCGCGCCTCGGGCAGCGGTTGGGGGTCTTCGTCCTGGTCACCTTTTTCGTAAACTTTCACCTCAAGGGGCTCGTGGGCACGCCGCGGCCCTTTGAGCTCGACCCCGCGCTCGGCCGCACCCCCGAGGCGGTCGCCGGGGCGCTCGGACCCGGGTTTCCGAGCGCGCACGCGCAGAGCAGCCTGACCTTCTGGGGCTACGCCGCCCTGTGGCTGCGCCGCCGTTGGTTCTGGGCGCTCGCGCTCGCCCTCGTCGCCCTCGTCTCGCTTTCGCGCCTCTATCTGGGGGTGCACGTGCTCGCCGACGTGCTAGGCGGGCTCGCCCTCGGCGCGCTCTTTTTAGGGCTCGTGCGCGCCGCGGAGCCCCTCTGGGGACGCTTACAGGGCGTCCCTAAAGGGGCGCGCGTGGCGCTCGGGGTGCTCGCGCCGCTCGCGCTCATGCTGCTGCTGCCGCCCCCTGGGCTCGAGCCCGACCTCATCTTGGGGGCGCTCGCCGCCTTTTTGACCGCGCCCCTTTTGGCCCCCTACGCGCCGCCCAGAGCGCTCTGGCAGCGCCTCGTCGCCGCCGCTTTCGGCGTCGCGTTGGTGTTCGCTGCGCTTCTTCTCTCGAGCCTGCTGCTGCCCGAAGCGCTCAAGCGCGACCCCCTGGGGGGCTTCGCGCGCTACCTGGTGATCGGCTACGCCGGTCTGCTGCTCGTGCCCGCGCTGGTGAGCTGGGTGTGGCCCCGCGTCAAGGTGGTGCGTGCGGCGGATTAA
- a CDS encoding NEW3 domain-containing protein, with protein sequence MNRFPSSLLPVLCGFLILGGASAQPQDAEAPQTDYRGLALTTPFPATSVSLEETTTLELTVRNYGLPPQLLDLTVSEAPEGWTVTFLGNGVPVKQVQVGPDESVELSLQVEPPAEAEPGDYTLTLRAEGEGVSDELPLTLTLAQLLPPRLSLTSELPALRGGPTTSFTFNVRLQNESSTDATATLQAQTPPGFSVAFRSGGNEVTSIPVAAGETQSLSVEVSPPPNVTAGDYEVLVQATSERAQAELPLGLEITGRPELNLTSVDGVLSARAAIGQSTPLQLVVLNTGSAPAEDVSFSATTPDGWTATFEPETLPRLEPGQQEQVRLNLTPAENAIAGDYVLTLRASGEGLSESADFRITTTTSTLWGGVAVAVIAVALLVMGGAVARFGRR encoded by the coding sequence GTGAACCGCTTTCCTTCGTCGCTGCTGCCTGTGTTGTGCGGTTTTCTCATCCTAGGGGGGGCGTCTGCGCAGCCGCAAGACGCCGAGGCGCCCCAGACGGACTACCGCGGGCTGGCGCTCACCACCCCCTTTCCAGCTACGAGCGTGAGCCTAGAGGAGACGACGACGCTTGAACTCACCGTGCGCAACTACGGTCTGCCGCCGCAGCTGCTCGACCTCACGGTGAGCGAGGCGCCCGAGGGGTGGACGGTGACCTTTTTGGGCAACGGGGTGCCCGTCAAGCAGGTGCAGGTCGGCCCCGACGAGAGCGTGGAGCTCAGTTTGCAGGTCGAACCCCCCGCCGAGGCGGAGCCGGGCGACTACACCCTGACGCTGCGCGCCGAAGGGGAGGGGGTGAGCGACGAGCTGCCGCTCACGCTCACCCTCGCGCAGCTTCTGCCGCCGCGCCTGAGTTTGACGAGCGAGCTGCCCGCGCTGCGGGGGGGGCCGACGACGTCGTTTACCTTTAACGTCCGCCTGCAAAACGAGAGCAGCACCGACGCCACCGCCACCTTGCAGGCGCAGACGCCCCCTGGGTTTAGCGTGGCGTTTCGCAGCGGCGGCAACGAGGTCACGAGCATCCCGGTCGCGGCGGGGGAGACGCAGTCGTTAAGCGTTGAGGTGTCGCCGCCGCCGAACGTCACCGCGGGCGACTACGAGGTGCTGGTGCAGGCGACCTCGGAGCGGGCGCAGGCCGAGCTGCCGCTGGGCTTAGAGATCACCGGGCGACCCGAACTGAACCTCACGAGCGTCGACGGGGTGCTCTCGGCGCGGGCCGCTATCGGTCAGAGCACGCCGCTGCAGCTTGTCGTGCTGAATACCGGCAGCGCCCCCGCCGAAGACGTGTCGTTTTCGGCGACCACGCCCGACGGGTGGACGGCGACCTTCGAACCCGAGACGCTGCCGCGCCTCGAGCCGGGCCAGCAGGAGCAGGTGCGGCTCAACCTCACCCCGGCGGAGAACGCGATCGCCGGCGACTACGTCCTGACGCTGCGGGCCTCGGGCGAAGGGCTCTCGGAGTCGGCGGACTTTCGCATCACCACCACCACCTCGACGCTCTGGGGTGGGGTCGCCGTGGCGGTCATCGCCGTCGCGCTCCTCGTGATGGGGGGCGCCGTGGCCCGCTTCGGGAGGCGGTAG
- a CDS encoding ABC transporter ATP-binding protein has product MAPAAPAVRVAPASAAAPVIEAEGLSKRYGTFVAVAGLDLRVAPGEVYGLLGPNGSGKTTTILMLLGLTEPSGGRVRVLGFDPAREPLEVKRRVGYLPDAVGFYDDLSARENLRYSARLMGLPRAEREGRIEAVLTRMGLAEVADKRVGAFSRGMRQRLGLAEVLLKAPQVAVLDEPTASLDPSSADEFLDLIRSLKAEGITVLLSSHLLHQVQAVCDRVGLFRAGRLELEGTVEALSQRVLGSAYHIEVEAHGEAVEAALRGVPGVLGVERRGAGRYRAAARTDLRPQLAAAVAGCGGALYGLQLEARSLDEVYAHHFGRAGRAAHPEEVGRGVA; this is encoded by the coding sequence ATGGCCCCCGCGGCGCCTGCGGTGCGCGTCGCACCCGCGAGCGCCGCGGCGCCGGTGATCGAGGCCGAGGGGCTCAGCAAGCGTTACGGCACTTTCGTCGCCGTCGCGGGGCTTGACCTGCGCGTCGCGCCGGGGGAGGTCTACGGGCTTTTAGGCCCCAACGGTTCGGGGAAGACGACGACGATCCTCATGCTCTTGGGGCTCACCGAACCGAGCGGGGGGCGGGTGCGGGTGCTCGGCTTCGACCCCGCTCGCGAACCGCTCGAGGTCAAACGCCGGGTCGGCTACCTGCCGGACGCGGTAGGGTTTTACGACGACCTCTCCGCCCGCGAGAACCTGCGCTACAGCGCCCGCTTGATGGGGTTGCCGCGGGCCGAGCGCGAGGGGCGGATCGAGGCGGTGCTCACGCGTATGGGGCTCGCCGAGGTCGCCGACAAACGCGTCGGGGCCTTTTCGCGGGGGATGCGCCAGCGTCTGGGGCTCGCCGAGGTGCTCCTCAAAGCCCCGCAGGTGGCCGTGCTCGACGAGCCGACCGCCAGCTTGGACCCGAGCTCGGCGGACGAGTTTTTAGACCTCATCCGCTCGCTTAAAGCCGAAGGCATCACCGTGCTGCTCTCCTCGCACCTGCTGCACCAGGTGCAGGCGGTGTGCGACCGCGTCGGGCTCTTTCGCGCGGGGCGGCTCGAGCTCGAGGGCACCGTCGAGGCGCTGTCGCAGCGGGTGTTGGGGAGCGCTTATCACATCGAGGTCGAAGCCCACGGGGAAGCGGTCGAGGCGGCTCTCAGGGGCGTGCCGGGGGTGCTGGGGGTCGAGCGCCGCGGCGCGGGGCGCTACCGCGCCGCGGCGCGCACCGATCTGCGCCCGCAGCTCGCCGCGGCGGTCGCGGGGTGCGGGGGGGCGCTCTACGGGTTGCAGCTCGAGGCGCGTTCGCTCGACGAGGTCTACGCCCACCACTTCGGGCGCGCGGGGCGCGCCGCGCACCCCGAGGAGGTCGGTCGTGGCGTCGCTTAG
- a CDS encoding ABC transporter permease codes for MASLSRSRRGSPWTGLGAVVGKELADHFASVRVRLLEGLVLLTALGTVYAATQALRGADPNTFPFLQLFTAAQEPLPSFVAFLGFLVPLMAIALGFDAVNSEFGRRTLSRLLSHPIYRDALLFGKFVAGLLTLLITLLALWLLVVGMGIFFLGAPPSLEEIARSLLFLVATLAYAGVWLALALLFSVLFRQSATSAMAALAVWLLFAVFWPLLVSLIVPLAQPLQAQDPLGAALAQARLEDALARLSPNTLFSESTLVLLNPATRTLGPVLFSQLQGALVGAPLPLGQSLLLIWPQLTGLIAATILLFTLAYVLFQRQEIRA; via the coding sequence GTGGCGTCGCTTAGCCGCTCCCGGCGCGGCAGCCCCTGGACGGGGCTCGGCGCGGTCGTCGGTAAAGAGCTCGCCGACCACTTCGCGAGCGTGCGGGTGCGGCTTCTAGAGGGGCTCGTGCTGCTCACCGCGCTCGGCACCGTCTACGCCGCTACCCAGGCGCTTCGCGGCGCCGACCCGAACACCTTCCCCTTTTTGCAGCTCTTTACCGCCGCCCAGGAGCCGCTGCCGTCGTTCGTGGCGTTTTTGGGCTTTCTGGTCCCCTTGATGGCCATCGCCCTCGGCTTCGACGCGGTCAACAGCGAGTTCGGCCGCCGCACCCTCAGCCGCCTGCTCTCACACCCCATCTACCGCGACGCGCTCCTTTTCGGCAAGTTCGTAGCGGGTCTTTTAACCCTCCTCATCACCCTGCTCGCGCTCTGGCTGCTGGTCGTCGGCATGGGGATCTTTTTCCTCGGCGCCCCGCCCAGCCTCGAGGAGATCGCGCGCAGCCTCCTTTTTCTCGTGGCGACGCTCGCCTACGCGGGGGTGTGGTTGGCGCTGGCGCTGCTCTTTTCGGTGCTCTTCCGGCAGAGCGCGACCTCGGCGATGGCCGCGCTCGCCGTGTGGCTGCTTTTCGCCGTGTTCTGGCCCCTGCTCGTTTCGCTCATCGTGCCCCTCGCGCAACCGCTACAAGCGCAAGACCCCTTGGGCGCCGCCCTCGCGCAAGCGCGGCTCGAGGACGCCCTGGCGCGCCTGTCGCCCAACACGCTTTTCAGCGAGAGCACGCTCGTGCTGCTCAACCCCGCGACCCGCACTCTCGGACCGGTGCTCTTTAGCCAGCTCCAGGGGGCGCTGGTCGGGGCGCCTTTGCCCCTGGGGCAGAGTCTGCTCCTCATCTGGCCGCAGCTGACGGGGCTCATAGCCGCCACCATCCTCCTCTTTACCCTCGCCTACGTGCTCTTTCAGCGGCAGGAGATCCGCGCGTAA